Proteins encoded together in one Lathyrus oleraceus cultivar Zhongwan6 chromosome 5, CAAS_Psat_ZW6_1.0, whole genome shotgun sequence window:
- the LOC127083619 gene encoding protein KINESIN LIGHT CHAIN-RELATED 3 codes for MPGIVTNGVHDEGGTNEMNENHSPVKETGNPIKSPRGSMTPQTRQSAGDGVVEPSIEQLYENVCDMQSSDQSPSRQSFGSDGDESRIDSELHHLVGGRMRELEIMEEEVEVERRPGESSSCETSSGIGSLSNDKKLDKVAEIRTEGKSPVSSEKSVGPLNSSPGSDTPPISKPIGKSLSAKPPLERKNDKPLKKQTRGVSGVKSSKNSPLGKSVLQSRIENSAESELDRPERAPILLKQARDLISSGDNPHKALELALQAMKLFEKFGNGKPNLELVMCLHVTAAIYCNLGQYSEAIPILERSIEIPFSGESQQHALAKFAGHMQLGDTYAMLGQLENSIICYTAGFEVQREILGDTDPRVGETCRYLAEANVQALQFNEAEKLCEMALDIHRANSSAPSIEEAADRRLMGLICETKGNHEAALEHLVLASMAMVANGQEVEVASVDCSIGDAYLSLSRFDEAVFAFEKALTVLKTNKGENHPAVGSVFVRLADLYNRTGKIRESKSYCESALKIYENPMPGVTPEEIASGLTNLSCIYESMNEVEQALKLLQKALEIYNDAPGQQGAIAGIEAQIGVMNYMLGNYTESYNTLKNAISKLRAIGEKKSSFFGIALNQLGLACVQRYALNEAIELFEEAKSILEQELGPYHPETLGVCSNLAGTYDAIGRLDDAIQILEHVVSMREEKLGTANPDVDDEKRRLSELLKEAGRVRNRKVRSLENLFDGNARTLNNLVINA; via the exons ATGCCGGGAATTGTTACAAATGGGGTTCATGATGAAGGGGGGACTAATGAGATGAATGAGAATCATTCCCCAGTTAAGGAAACTGGAAATCCAATCAAGTCTCCAAGGGGTTCAATGACTCCGCAGACGCGTCAAAGTGCCGGTGATGGGGTGGTTGAGCCGTCGATCGAGCAGCTTTATGAAAATGTGTGTGATATGCAGAGTTCTGATCAGTCGCCGTCAAGGCAAAGTTTTGGATCTGATGGTGATGAGTCTAGAATCGATTCGGAGCTGCATCATTTGGTTGGAGGGCGGATGAGGGAGTTGGAGATAATGGAAGAGGAGGTGGAGGTGGAAAGAAGGCCAGGAGAGAGTTCTAGTTGTGAAACATCTTCTGGAATTGGTAGTTTGTCGAATGATAAGAAGTTGGATAAGGTGGCTGAGATTCGGACTGAGGGCAAAAGTCCGGTTTCCTCTGAAAAATCTGTCGGACCATTGAATTCATCGCCGGGGTCTGACACACCACCGATATCTAAACCCATAGGAAAAAGTCTTTCTGCAAAACCTCCTCTGGAGAGAAAGAATGATAAGCCTTTGAAAAAACAAACTAGAGGAGTTAGTGGCGTGAAGAGTTCGAAGAATTCTCCTTTGGGAAAGTCGGTGCTACAGAGTCGTATTGAGAATTCGGCTGAATCAGAATTAGACAGACCAGAGCGGGCGCCGATACTACTAAAGCAAGCAAGAGATCTTATTTCATCAGGAGATAATCCACACAAAGCTCTTGAACTAGCTCTTCAAGCAATGAAACTTTTTGAGAAGTTCGGTAATGGGAAACCGAATTTGGAACTGGTCATGTGTTTACATGTTACAGCAGCAATATATTGCAACTTGGGTCAGTATAGTGAGGCAATTCCGATTCTTGAGCGTTCAATTGAGATTCCTTTTAGTGGGGAGAGTCAACAGCATGCTCTTGCTAAATTTGCCGGTCACATGCAACTGGGAGACACCTATGCTATGTTGGGCCAGCTTGAGAATTCAATTATTTGCTACACTGCTGGGTTTGAAGTCCAGAGGGAGATTTTGGGAGATACAGACCCAAGAGTTGGCGAAACTTGTCGGTATCTGGCTGAAGCTAATGTTCAAGCTTTGCAATTTAATGAAGCAGAGAAACTCTGTGAAATGGCTCTTGACATTCATAGAGCAAATAGTTCAGCACCATCTATTGAAGAAGCAGCAGATAGGAGGCTCATGGGTCTTATATGTGAAACGAAGGGGAATCATGAAGCAGCTCTTGAACATCTTGTTTTAGCCAGCATGGCAATGGTAGCAAATGGCCAGGAAGTGGAAGTGGCTTCTGTTGACTGCAGCATCGGAGACGCATACTTATCTTTGTCTCGATTTGATGAAGCTGTTTTTGCGTTTGAAAAAGCGTTAACTGTTTTAAAGACCAACAAAGGAGAGAATCATCCAGCAGTAGGATCAGTCTTTGTACGCTTGGCAGACTTGTATAACAGGACAGGTAAGATAAGGGAATCAAAATCTTATTGCGAGAGTGCACTTAAAATATACGAGAATCCAATGCCAGGAGTTACTCCAGAAGAGATTGCAAGCGGTCTTACAAATCTGTCATGTATCTACGAGTCAATGAATGAGGTTGAACAGGCACTCAAGTTACTTCAGAAAGCATTGGAGATATACAATGATGCTCCTGGTCAGCAAGGCGCAATAGCAGGAATCGAAGCTCAGATTGGGGTCATGAACTACATGTTGGGAAACTATACTGAATCTTACAACACTTTGAAAAATGCTATTTCAAAGCTTCGTGCTATTGGAGAGAAGAAATCATCCTTTTTTGGTATAGCTCTTAATCAACTGGGACTCGCCTGTGTGCAGCGTTATGCCTTAAATGAGGCTATAGAATTGTTTGAGGAAGCAAAGAGTATTTTGGAACAAGAGTTGGGACCTTATCACCCTGAAACGCTTGGAGTATGTAGTAATCTTGCAGGCACATATGATGCAATTGGAAG GCTTGATGATGCAATTCAAATTCTGGAGCATGTTGTTAGTATGAGGGAAGAAAAGCTTGGCACAGCAAATCCCGACGTAGATGACGAGAAGAGAAGGTTGAGTGAGTTGTTGAAGGAAGCCGGTAGAGTTCGTAACAGAAAAGTCAGGTCACTAGAAAACCTTTTTGATGGCAATGCTCGCACTTTAAACAACCTTGTCATCAATGCCTGA
- the LOC127080057 gene encoding carbonic anhydrase 2 has translation MANQSSELAIEQLKKLLSEKEELNEVATSKIEELIVELQKLGCPAEKRIIDGFAHFKHNHFDKNPKLYDRLAKGQSPKFMVFACSDSRVSPSVILNFQPGEAFMVRNIANIVPPFNQLRYSGVGATIEYAITALKVQNILVIGHSRCGGISRLMSHPNDGSATYDFIDDWVKIGLPAKIKVLKEYPNHDFKEQCKFCEMESVKHSLVNLKTYPYVVTGIRNKNLALLGGYYDFVNGEFKLWNHESHVTKKLSRPLSKTDKQINAKDIENILHSTFDIPRNQ, from the exons ATGGCAAATCAATCATCTGAGCTAGCCATTGAACAACTCAAGAAGCTTCTCAG TGAGAAAGAGGAACTTAATGAGGTGGCCACATCAAAAATTGAGGAGCTTATTGTTGAGTTGCAGAAATTGGGATGTCCTGCTGAGAAGAGAATCATTGATGGCTTTGCTCATTTCAAGCACAACCACTTTGA CAAGAACCCAAAATtgtatgatcgacttgctaagggACAATCCCCCAAG TTTATGGTATTTGCTTGCTCTGACTCAAGAGTGAGTCCTTCTGTCATTCTGAACTTTCAACCTGGTGAAGCTTTCATGGTCAGAAACATTGCTAACATTGTCCCTCCATTTAATCAG TTAAGATATAGTGGAGTTGGTGCAACAATTGAGTATGCTATTACAGCTCTAAAG GTGCAAAACATCTTGGTTATTGGACATAGTCGCTGCGGCGGAATTTCGAGGCTAATGAGTCATCCAAATGATGGTTCTGCTACATA TGACTTCATAGATGATTGGGTGAAAATAGGTTTACCTGCCAAAATCAAGGTCCTGAAAGAATATCCAAACCATGATTTCAAAGAACAATGCAAATTCTGTGAAATG GAATCAGTGAAGCACTCATTAGTGAACCTGAAGACATATCCATATGTTGTTACAGGAATAAGGAACAAGAATTTAGCATTGTTGGGAGGTTACTATGATTTTGTGAATGGAGAATTCAAGCTTTGGAATCATGAGTCTCATG tcaCGAAAAAACTTTCACGTCCCTTATCAAAAACTGAT aAACAAATTAATGCAAAAGACATAGAGAATATATTGCATTCAACATTTGATATTCCCCGAAATCAATGA